A stretch of the Medicago truncatula cultivar Jemalong A17 chromosome 5, MtrunA17r5.0-ANR, whole genome shotgun sequence genome encodes the following:
- the LOC11405863 gene encoding axial regulator YABBY 4: protein MSTLNHLFDLPEQICYVQCGFCNTILMVSVPCSSLTMVVTVRCGHCTSLLSVNMMKASFVPFHLLASLTHLEQKESSSPDEDANKTLNSNTSASMMTYSDCEEDDVIPISNVVNKPPEKRQRTPSAYNRFIKEEIKRLKAKNPDMAHKEAFSTAAKNWANCPPTQCKGDEESCSQTDQFVDLDSQVDPNEAEVNEEEQGFRGRKVPRNSILERTPFE from the exons ATGTCAACACTAAACCATCTTTTTGATCTTCCGGAACAAATATGCTATGTACAATGTGGATTCTGCAATACCATTTTAATG GTAAGTGTTCCATGCAGCAGTTTGACAATGGTGGTGACAGTAAGATGTGGTCACTGCACAAGTCTCTTATCTGTTAACATGATGAAAGCTTCTTTTGTCCCTTTCCACCTTTTAGCATCTCTTACTCATCTTGAG CAAAAAGAAAGTAGTAGTCCAGATGAAGATGCAAACAAGACTTTGAACAGTAATACTAGTGCATCCATGATGACTTATTCTGATTGTGAGGAAGATGATGTAATTCCAATCAGCAATGTTGTCAACAAAC CACCAGAGAAGAGACAAAGAACACCATCAGCTTATAACCGCTTCATCAA AGAAGAGATTAAAAGGCTAAAGGCTAAAAACCCTGATATGGCTCACAAGGAAGCTTTTAGTACAGCTGCAAAAAAT tGGGCTAATTGCCCCCCAACTCAGTGCAAAGGAGATGAAGAGAGCTGTAGCCAGACAGATCAATTTGTGGATCTTGACTCCCAAGTGGACCCCAATGAAGCAGAG GTGAATGAAGAAGAACAAGGATTCCGTGGAAGAAAGGTACCAAGAAATTCCATCTTGGAAAGGACACCATTtgagtga
- the LOC11406344 gene encoding DNA-directed RNA polymerase subunit 10-like protein isoform X1 translates to MRCKKTLVDGVPFLFWCVWIFSVVIESCPNPQYMHLMVVGDKWDTYLELLQSGYTEGDALDSLGLVRYCCRRMLMTHVELIDKLLNYNPLEKHGAN, encoded by the exons ATGAGATGTAAAAAAACATTAGTTGACGGTGTGCCTTTTCTCTTTTGGTGCGTGTGGATATTTTCTGTCGTGATAGAGTCCTGCCCAAACCCTCAATATATGCACCTAATG GTCGTTGGAGACAAATGGGATACATATCTTGAACTTCTGCAAAGTGGTTACACTGAAGG AGATGCACTGGATTCTTTAGGGCTGGTTCGATATTGCTGCAGGCGCATGCTTATGACCCATGTTGAACTTATTGATAAGCTACTGAATTACAATC CTCTGGAAAAGCACGGTGCCAACTAA
- the LOC11406344 gene encoding DNA-directed RNA polymerase subunit 10-like protein isoform X2: MIIPVRCFTCGKVVGDKWDTYLELLQSGYTEGDALDSLGLVRYCCRRMLMTHVELIDKLLNYNPLEKHGAN, from the exons ATGATTATCCCTGTTCGCTGTTTCACCTGTGGAAAG GTCGTTGGAGACAAATGGGATACATATCTTGAACTTCTGCAAAGTGGTTACACTGAAGG AGATGCACTGGATTCTTTAGGGCTGGTTCGATATTGCTGCAGGCGCATGCTTATGACCCATGTTGAACTTATTGATAAGCTACTGAATTACAATC CTCTGGAAAAGCACGGTGCCAACTAA